One Equus asinus isolate D_3611 breed Donkey chromosome 26, EquAss-T2T_v2, whole genome shotgun sequence genomic window carries:
- the ZNF444 gene encoding zinc finger protein 444 isoform X3, with amino-acid sequence MSLAQSLPGHGVPVSFVRMCEEVRGLGGLAWVSEVLLSHQGSQAPMEVPCPPQQAPAPLPVKQERRAEGLALDSPWHRFRRFHLGDAPGPREALGLLRALCRDWLRPEVHTKEQMLELLVLEQFLSAFPADIQAWVCSRGPQSGEEAVALLEELWGPAMRAPRDATEGSGVSAGKEDSGMVPLGDAATGAEELATGDAQAARPYKQEPGSPPPAPPAPGPPAFLTAPGAASCPECGKASLKPAHLLRHRQSHSGEKPHACPECGKAFRRKEHLRRHRGTHPGGPGPALRPLPAREKPHACCECGKTFYWREHLVRHRKTHSGARPFACWQCGKGFGRREHVLRHQRIHGRAAGGAGGPAPTGPEGGGTFPPWPLG; translated from the exons GTGCTGCTGTCCCACCAGGGCTCGCAGGCCCCCATGGAGGTCCCGTGCCCCCCGCAGCAGGCCCCGGCACCCCTGCCCGTGAAGCAGGAGCGCCGGGCCGAGGGCCTGGCCCTGGACTCGCCATGGCACCGCTTTCGCCGCTTCCACCTGGGCGACGCGCCGGGCCCCCGCGAGGCGCTCGGCCTGCTGCGTGCGCTCTGCCGGGACTGGCTGCGGCCCGAGGTGCACACCAAGGAGCAGATGCTGGAGCTGCTGGTGCTGGAGCAGTTCCTGAGCGCCTTCCCTGCCGACATCCAGGCCTGGGTGTGCAGCCGGGGGCCCCAGAGCGGCGAGGAGGCCGTGGCCCTGCTGGAGGAGCTCTGG GGACCAGCCATGAGGGCCCCTCGGGATGCAACAGAAGGCTCTGGGGTCAGCGCTGGAAAGGAAGACAGTGGGATGGTTCCCTTAG GAGATGCGGCCACGGGGGCTGAGGAGCTGGCGACGGGGGACGCCCAGGCCGCGCGTCCCTACAAGCAGGAGCCGGGCAGCcccccgcccgcgccgcccgcgcccggcccgcccgCCTTCCTgacggccccgggcgccgcgtcCTGCCCCGAGTGCGGCAAGGCCTCGCTGAAGCCGGCGCACCTGCTGCGCCACCGGCAGAGCCACTCGGGCGAGAAGCCGCACGCCTGCCCCGAGTGCGGCAAGGCCTTCCGGCGCAAGGAGCACCTGCGGCGCCACCGCGGCACGCACCCTGGCGGCCCCGGGCCGGCCCTGCGCCCGCTGCCCGCGCGCGAGAAGCCGCACGCCTGCTGCGAGTGCGGCAAGACCTTCTACTGGCGCGAGCACCTGGTGCGCCACCGCAAGACGCACTCGGGCGCGCGGCCGTTCGCCTGCTGGCAGTGCGGCAAGGGCTTCGGGCGCCGCGAGCACGTGCTGCGCCACCAGCGCATCCACGGCCGCGCGGCGGGCGGCGCTGGCGGGCCGGCTCCCACGGGCCCCGAGGGCGGGGGGACCTTCCCGCCTTGGCCGCTAGGGTAG
- the ZNF444 gene encoding zinc finger protein 444 isoform X4 — MSLAQSLPGHGVPVSFVRMCEEVLLSHQGSQAPMEVPCPPQQAPAPLPVKQERRAEGLALDSPWHRFRRFHLGDAPGPREALGLLRALCRDWLRPEVHTKEQMLELLVLEQFLSAFPADIQAWVCSRGPQSGEEAVALLEELWGPAMRAPRDATEGSGVSAGKEDSGMVPLGDAATGAEELATGDAQAARPYKQEPGSPPPAPPAPGPPAFLTAPGAASCPECGKASLKPAHLLRHRQSHSGEKPHACPECGKAFRRKEHLRRHRGTHPGGPGPALRPLPAREKPHACCECGKTFYWREHLVRHRKTHSGARPFACWQCGKGFGRREHVLRHQRIHGRAAGGAGGPAPTGPEGGGTFPPWPLG; from the exons GTGCTGCTGTCCCACCAGGGCTCGCAGGCCCCCATGGAGGTCCCGTGCCCCCCGCAGCAGGCCCCGGCACCCCTGCCCGTGAAGCAGGAGCGCCGGGCCGAGGGCCTGGCCCTGGACTCGCCATGGCACCGCTTTCGCCGCTTCCACCTGGGCGACGCGCCGGGCCCCCGCGAGGCGCTCGGCCTGCTGCGTGCGCTCTGCCGGGACTGGCTGCGGCCCGAGGTGCACACCAAGGAGCAGATGCTGGAGCTGCTGGTGCTGGAGCAGTTCCTGAGCGCCTTCCCTGCCGACATCCAGGCCTGGGTGTGCAGCCGGGGGCCCCAGAGCGGCGAGGAGGCCGTGGCCCTGCTGGAGGAGCTCTGG GGACCAGCCATGAGGGCCCCTCGGGATGCAACAGAAGGCTCTGGGGTCAGCGCTGGAAAGGAAGACAGTGGGATGGTTCCCTTAG GAGATGCGGCCACGGGGGCTGAGGAGCTGGCGACGGGGGACGCCCAGGCCGCGCGTCCCTACAAGCAGGAGCCGGGCAGCcccccgcccgcgccgcccgcgcccggcccgcccgCCTTCCTgacggccccgggcgccgcgtcCTGCCCCGAGTGCGGCAAGGCCTCGCTGAAGCCGGCGCACCTGCTGCGCCACCGGCAGAGCCACTCGGGCGAGAAGCCGCACGCCTGCCCCGAGTGCGGCAAGGCCTTCCGGCGCAAGGAGCACCTGCGGCGCCACCGCGGCACGCACCCTGGCGGCCCCGGGCCGGCCCTGCGCCCGCTGCCCGCGCGCGAGAAGCCGCACGCCTGCTGCGAGTGCGGCAAGACCTTCTACTGGCGCGAGCACCTGGTGCGCCACCGCAAGACGCACTCGGGCGCGCGGCCGTTCGCCTGCTGGCAGTGCGGCAAGGGCTTCGGGCGCCGCGAGCACGTGCTGCGCCACCAGCGCATCCACGGCCGCGCGGCGGGCGGCGCTGGCGGGCCGGCTCCCACGGGCCCCGAGGGCGGGGGGACCTTCCCGCCTTGGCCGCTAGGGTAG
- the ZNF444 gene encoding zinc finger protein 444 isoform X5, which yields MAKTVLPLLVLLSHQGSQAPMEVPCPPQQAPAPLPVKQERRAEGLALDSPWHRFRRFHLGDAPGPREALGLLRALCRDWLRPEVHTKEQMLELLVLEQFLSAFPADIQAWVCSRGPQSGEEAVALLEELWGPAMRAPRDATEGSGVSAGKEDSGMVPLGDAATGAEELATGDAQAARPYKQEPGSPPPAPPAPGPPAFLTAPGAASCPECGKASLKPAHLLRHRQSHSGEKPHACPECGKAFRRKEHLRRHRGTHPGGPGPALRPLPAREKPHACCECGKTFYWREHLVRHRKTHSGARPFACWQCGKGFGRREHVLRHQRIHGRAAGGAGGPAPTGPEGGGTFPPWPLG from the exons atggcaaAGACAgtgcttcctcttctt GTGCTGCTGTCCCACCAGGGCTCGCAGGCCCCCATGGAGGTCCCGTGCCCCCCGCAGCAGGCCCCGGCACCCCTGCCCGTGAAGCAGGAGCGCCGGGCCGAGGGCCTGGCCCTGGACTCGCCATGGCACCGCTTTCGCCGCTTCCACCTGGGCGACGCGCCGGGCCCCCGCGAGGCGCTCGGCCTGCTGCGTGCGCTCTGCCGGGACTGGCTGCGGCCCGAGGTGCACACCAAGGAGCAGATGCTGGAGCTGCTGGTGCTGGAGCAGTTCCTGAGCGCCTTCCCTGCCGACATCCAGGCCTGGGTGTGCAGCCGGGGGCCCCAGAGCGGCGAGGAGGCCGTGGCCCTGCTGGAGGAGCTCTGG GGACCAGCCATGAGGGCCCCTCGGGATGCAACAGAAGGCTCTGGGGTCAGCGCTGGAAAGGAAGACAGTGGGATGGTTCCCTTAG GAGATGCGGCCACGGGGGCTGAGGAGCTGGCGACGGGGGACGCCCAGGCCGCGCGTCCCTACAAGCAGGAGCCGGGCAGCcccccgcccgcgccgcccgcgcccggcccgcccgCCTTCCTgacggccccgggcgccgcgtcCTGCCCCGAGTGCGGCAAGGCCTCGCTGAAGCCGGCGCACCTGCTGCGCCACCGGCAGAGCCACTCGGGCGAGAAGCCGCACGCCTGCCCCGAGTGCGGCAAGGCCTTCCGGCGCAAGGAGCACCTGCGGCGCCACCGCGGCACGCACCCTGGCGGCCCCGGGCCGGCCCTGCGCCCGCTGCCCGCGCGCGAGAAGCCGCACGCCTGCTGCGAGTGCGGCAAGACCTTCTACTGGCGCGAGCACCTGGTGCGCCACCGCAAGACGCACTCGGGCGCGCGGCCGTTCGCCTGCTGGCAGTGCGGCAAGGGCTTCGGGCGCCGCGAGCACGTGCTGCGCCACCAGCGCATCCACGGCCGCGCGGCGGGCGGCGCTGGCGGGCCGGCTCCCACGGGCCCCGAGGGCGGGGGGACCTTCCCGCCTTGGCCGCTAGGGTAG
- the ZNF444 gene encoding zinc finger protein 444 isoform X6, translating to MEVPCPPQQAPAPLPVKQERRAEGLALDSPWHRFRRFHLGDAPGPREALGLLRALCRDWLRPEVHTKEQMLELLVLEQFLSAFPADIQAWVCSRGPQSGEEAVALLEELWGPAMRAPRDATEGSGVSAGKEDSGMVPLGDAATGAEELATGDAQAARPYKQEPGSPPPAPPAPGPPAFLTAPGAASCPECGKASLKPAHLLRHRQSHSGEKPHACPECGKAFRRKEHLRRHRGTHPGGPGPALRPLPAREKPHACCECGKTFYWREHLVRHRKTHSGARPFACWQCGKGFGRREHVLRHQRIHGRAAGGAGGPAPTGPEGGGTFPPWPLG from the exons ATGGAGGTCCCGTGCCCCCCGCAGCAGGCCCCGGCACCCCTGCCCGTGAAGCAGGAGCGCCGGGCCGAGGGCCTGGCCCTGGACTCGCCATGGCACCGCTTTCGCCGCTTCCACCTGGGCGACGCGCCGGGCCCCCGCGAGGCGCTCGGCCTGCTGCGTGCGCTCTGCCGGGACTGGCTGCGGCCCGAGGTGCACACCAAGGAGCAGATGCTGGAGCTGCTGGTGCTGGAGCAGTTCCTGAGCGCCTTCCCTGCCGACATCCAGGCCTGGGTGTGCAGCCGGGGGCCCCAGAGCGGCGAGGAGGCCGTGGCCCTGCTGGAGGAGCTCTGG GGACCAGCCATGAGGGCCCCTCGGGATGCAACAGAAGGCTCTGGGGTCAGCGCTGGAAAGGAAGACAGTGGGATGGTTCCCTTAG GAGATGCGGCCACGGGGGCTGAGGAGCTGGCGACGGGGGACGCCCAGGCCGCGCGTCCCTACAAGCAGGAGCCGGGCAGCcccccgcccgcgccgcccgcgcccggcccgcccgCCTTCCTgacggccccgggcgccgcgtcCTGCCCCGAGTGCGGCAAGGCCTCGCTGAAGCCGGCGCACCTGCTGCGCCACCGGCAGAGCCACTCGGGCGAGAAGCCGCACGCCTGCCCCGAGTGCGGCAAGGCCTTCCGGCGCAAGGAGCACCTGCGGCGCCACCGCGGCACGCACCCTGGCGGCCCCGGGCCGGCCCTGCGCCCGCTGCCCGCGCGCGAGAAGCCGCACGCCTGCTGCGAGTGCGGCAAGACCTTCTACTGGCGCGAGCACCTGGTGCGCCACCGCAAGACGCACTCGGGCGCGCGGCCGTTCGCCTGCTGGCAGTGCGGCAAGGGCTTCGGGCGCCGCGAGCACGTGCTGCGCCACCAGCGCATCCACGGCCGCGCGGCGGGCGGCGCTGGCGGGCCGGCTCCCACGGGCCCCGAGGGCGGGGGGACCTTCCCGCCTTGGCCGCTAGGGTAG